A genomic window from Gossypium hirsutum isolate 1008001.06 chromosome D10, Gossypium_hirsutum_v2.1, whole genome shotgun sequence includes:
- the LOC107915765 gene encoding trans-resveratrol di-O-methyltransferase-like (The RefSeq protein has 6 substitutions compared to this genomic sequence) gives MNMGNANGEDAIEALQAHAHIWRHAFNFVSFMSLKCALDLGILDIIHDHGKPMTITQLVGALQMLNPTKACDIYRLMHILVHSDFFARQKLDNDAQEEGYVLTNSSRILLKNNPFCITPTLKATMDPIITKPWSFLGTWFQNDDHTPFATAYGKTLWDYFTHDPQLKDLINDGLASDSQLVTSVLVDKCKGAFEGLESLVDVGGGTGTTAKAIADTFPHMECTVFDLPHIVAGLQGSKNLKYVGGNMFEAFPTGDAILLKKVLHDWNDKGCLTILKRCKEAISSQDKVGRKLIIIDMVVRENEQVNDEASSLTKTQLFFDMLMLVLVAGKERREEEWAELFLAAGFSSFKITPIVGLTSLIEVYP, from the exons atgaatatgggcaatgctaATGGGGAGGATGCTATTGAGGCACTCCAAGCACAAGCTCACATTTGGAGACATGCTTTCAACTTCGTAAGCTTCATGTCTCTAAAATGTGCACTTGATTTAGGCATCCTTGATATCATTCATGATCATGGCAAGCCCATGACTATTACCCAGCTGGTTGGTGCGCTACAGATGCTCAACCCTACTAAAGCATGTGACATTTATAGGCTCATGCGCATTCTAGTTCACTCGGACTTCTTTGCACGCCAAAAGCTAGACAATGATGCTCAAGAAGAAGGATATGTTCTTACCAACTCTTCTCGTATTTTGCTCAAGAATAATCCCTTCTGCATAACGCCTACTTTGAAGGCTACAATGGATCCTATCATAACAAAGCCTTGGAGTTTTCTAGGGACCTGGTTCCAAAATGATGATCATACTCCATTTGCTACTGCATATGGGAAGACATTGTGGGACTATTTTACCCATGATCCTCAGCTAAAAGATTTGATAAATGATGGCTTAGCTAGTGATTCTCAATTGGTTACTAGTGTTCTAGTTGACAAGTGTAAAGGGGCATTTGAGGGATTGGAATCCCTTGTAGATGTTGGGGGTGGCACAGGAACTACGGCCAAGGCCATTGCTGATACATTTCCACTCATGGAGTGCACTGTGTTTGATCTTCCTAATATTGTTGCTGGCTTGCAAGGGAGTAAGAACTTGAAATATGTTGGAGGCAACATGTTTGAGGCATTTCCAACCGGAGACGCAATTTTATTAAAG AAGGTATTGCACGATTGGAATGATGAAGGATGCTTGACAATTTTGAAGCGATGTAAAGAGGCCATTTCAAGCCAAGACAAGGTAGGAAGAAAGTTGATCATAATTGACATGGTTGTGAGGGAGAATGAGCAAGTGAATGATGAAGCCTCAAGCTTAACTAAAACACAACTCTTTTTCGACATGTTGATGTTGGTATTGGTGGCTGGAAAAGAGAGGCGGGAAGAAGAATGGGCTAAACTATTTTTAGCAGCTGGTTTTAGTTCTTTCAAAATTACTCCTATTGTGGGTTTGACATCTCTCATTGAGGTTTACCCCTGA
- the LOC121222103 gene encoding probable O-methyltransferase 3, translated as MCLFGAPHQSPILLKNNPFCITPTLKATMDPIITKPWSFLGTWFQNDDHTPFATAYGKTLWDYFTHDPQLKDLINDGLASDSQLVTSVLVDKCKGAFEGLESLVDVGGGTGTTAKAIADTFPLMECTVFDLPNIVAGLQGSKNLKYVGGNMFEAFPTGDAILLKKVLHDWNDEGCLTILKRCKEAISSQDKVGRKLIIIDMVVRENEQVNDEASSLTKTQLFFDMLMLVLVAGKERREEEWAKLFLAAGFSSFKITPIVGLTSLIEVYP; from the exons ATGTGCTTG TTTGGGGCACCACATCAAAGTCCTATTTTGCTCAAGAATAATCCCTTCTGCATAACGCCTACTTTGAAGGCTACAATGGATCCTATCATAACAAAGCCTTGGAGTTTTCTAGGGACCTGGTTCCAAAATGATGATCATACTCCATTTGCTACTGCATATGGGAAGACATTGTGGGACTATTTTACCCATGATCCTCAGCTAAAAGATTTGATAAATGATGGCTTAGCTAGTGATTCTCAATTGGTTACTAGTGTTCTAGTTGACAAGTGTAAAGGGGCATTTGAGGGATTGGAATCCCTTGTAGATGTTGGGGGTGGCACAGGAACTACGGCCAAGGCCATTGCTGATACATTTCCACTCATGGAGTGCACTGTGTTTGATCTTCCTAATATTGTTGCTGGCTTGCAAGGGAGTAAGAACTTGAAATATGTTGGAGGCAACATGTTTGAGGCATTTCCAACCGGAGACGCAATTTTATTAAAG AAGGTATTGCACGATTGGAATGATGAAGGATGCTTGACAATTTTGAAGCGATGTAAAGAGGCCATTTCAAGCCAAGACAAGGTAGGAAGAAAGTTGATCATAATTGACATGGTTGTGAGGGAGAATGAGCAAGTGAATGATGAAGCCTCAAGCTTAACTAAAACACAACTCTTTTTCGACATGTTGATGTTGGTATTGGTGGCTGGAAAAGAGAGGCGGGAAGAAGAATGGGCTAAACTATTTTTAGCAGCTGGTTTTAGTTCTTTCAAAATTACTCCTATTGTGGGTTTGACATCTCTCATTGAGGTTTACCCCTGA